A DNA window from Mastomys coucha isolate ucsf_1 unplaced genomic scaffold, UCSF_Mcou_1 pScaffold21, whole genome shotgun sequence contains the following coding sequences:
- the Apoc2 gene encoding apolipoprotein C-II, which yields MRSRFFLALSLVLLVLGNEVQGTQEDEPGSMALLETVQGSLLGYWISATEVAKDLYQKTYPTSMDEKLRDMYSKSSAAMSTYAGIFTDQLFTLLRGE from the exons ATGAGGTCTCGGTTCTTCCTGGCTCTATCCCTGGTCCTCCTGGTGCTGGGAAATG AGGTCCAGGGGACCCAGGAAGATGAGCCAGGCAGCATGGCTCTGCTGGAAACGGTGCAGGGGTCCCTCTTAGGTTACTGGATTTCTGCCACGGAGGTTGCCAAAGACCTGTACCAGAAGACATACCCGACCAGCATGGATGAGAAACTCAG GGACATGTACAGCAAAAGCTCAGCCGCCATGAGCACTTACGCAGGCATTTTTACAGACCAGCTCTTTACTCTCCTGAGAGGAGAGTAG